A window from Symbiopectobacterium purcellii encodes these proteins:
- a CDS encoding MurR/RpiR family transcriptional regulator, whose product MNNALTAPEEHTNVLAELHTAIRLIYGALSPAEKKLVDVILDHQHQLASYSATELARLAGVSKSTAARVFRRLGFQDFNQFRVKCRGIEPMGYSPLTNLAQRTTHPTTVRERLDRHIERERENLAGMQRDSMPEELERAVQLMRDARRVWVLGFRNSYAPAFYAQSLFSHVLSDVQLVNDPAAKFADVLADIRETDVLFVVDFPRQIELLLHLVRVAKNYGTRIVVLSNTPVSDVCALADVAIPCAAKHSDIFDSYTAAISMVNFIGNELATCCSEKASQRMQRMEDIHQQIGDLYQRAPLSSADDKNQS is encoded by the coding sequence ATGAATAACGCGCTAACTGCACCAGAAGAACACACCAACGTACTGGCTGAGCTTCACACCGCCATCCGCCTGATCTATGGCGCGTTGTCTCCGGCAGAGAAGAAGCTGGTCGATGTCATTCTGGATCATCAACATCAATTGGCAAGCTACAGCGCAACGGAATTAGCACGACTGGCAGGCGTCTCAAAATCGACGGCGGCGCGGGTGTTTCGTCGCCTCGGTTTTCAGGATTTCAATCAGTTTCGCGTGAAATGTCGCGGTATTGAGCCCATGGGCTATTCACCGCTCACCAATTTGGCACAGCGTACGACCCACCCAACCACGGTACGTGAACGTCTCGATAGGCATATTGAACGGGAACGCGAAAATCTGGCGGGCATGCAGCGCGACAGCATGCCCGAAGAGTTGGAGCGCGCGGTGCAACTGATGCGTGATGCGCGGCGCGTTTGGGTGTTAGGGTTCCGCAATAGCTATGCCCCTGCGTTCTACGCCCAGTCGCTGTTCTCCCATGTGTTGAGTGATGTGCAACTGGTCAATGATCCGGCAGCGAAATTTGCCGACGTGCTGGCAGACATTCGCGAGACCGATGTGCTGTTCGTGGTGGATTTTCCCCGCCAGATCGAACTGCTGTTACACCTGGTGCGAGTGGCCAAAAACTATGGCACCCGCATTGTGGTACTCAGTAATACCCCTGTGTCTGATGTTTGTGCGCTGGCCGATGTGGCTATTCCGTGCGCCGCAAAACACAGCGATATTTTCGATTCCTACACCGCCGCCATCAGCATGGTCAATTTTATTGGCAATGAGTTGGCGACCTGCTGTTCCGAGAAAGCAAGCCAACGCATGCAACGCATGGAAGATATTCATCAGCAGATTGGCGACCTGTATCAACGTGCTCCGCTCTCATCGGCGGACGACAAAAACCAGAGTTAA
- a CDS encoding Zn-dependent hydrolase, whose translation MTSELRMNGERLMASLYELGAIGALPQGGVCRLALSDEDRQGRDWAVARMQALGLSVTVDAIGNTVGVYPGLTDTPPVMMGSHIDTVATGGLYDGNYGVLSGLEVIATLKDAGMRLRRPVAVAFFTNEEGSRFQPDMMGSLVYQGGLALETALATRGIDGVTVGDALRQIGYAGPASVGDNRVDSYFELHIEQGPVLDEEGLAIGVVDGVQGISWTEFHLQGVSNHAGTTPMRLRHDAGYVAARIGVFARQLAQELGGDQVATVGHLVFTPNLVNVIPDTVTLTVDLRNTDAEALRLAEQRLWAFAEQAAHEEGISVSRNMLARFEPTPFAPEMVELVAAQARLRGLPSRRMPSGAGHDAQIMAAMCPAGMIFVPSVAGLSHNINEFTAPQDLIAGANVLLGAVVQRADRA comes from the coding sequence ATGACAAGCGAGTTACGCATGAACGGCGAACGCCTGATGGCGTCGTTGTACGAACTGGGCGCGATAGGCGCATTGCCGCAGGGCGGTGTGTGCCGACTGGCGCTCAGCGATGAAGATCGACAGGGACGCGATTGGGCGGTGGCGCGCATGCAGGCGTTAGGGCTCAGCGTTACGGTGGATGCCATTGGTAATACCGTGGGTGTCTACCCCGGATTAACCGATACGCCGCCGGTGATGATGGGATCGCATATTGATACCGTGGCAACCGGTGGGCTGTATGACGGTAACTACGGTGTGCTCTCTGGGTTGGAAGTGATTGCCACATTGAAAGATGCCGGTATGCGGCTGCGTCGTCCTGTTGCGGTAGCGTTTTTCACCAATGAAGAAGGTTCACGTTTTCAACCCGACATGATGGGCAGTCTGGTGTATCAGGGCGGGCTGGCACTGGAAACCGCGCTGGCAACCCGCGGTATTGATGGCGTCACCGTAGGCGATGCGTTGCGGCAAATCGGTTATGCCGGTCCGGCATCGGTGGGGGATAACCGGGTGGACAGCTATTTCGAACTGCATATCGAGCAAGGCCCAGTGCTGGACGAAGAAGGGCTGGCGATTGGGGTGGTGGACGGTGTGCAGGGGATTTCCTGGACCGAATTCCATTTGCAGGGCGTGTCGAACCATGCGGGTACCACCCCGATGCGTTTACGTCACGATGCGGGTTACGTCGCCGCGCGGATCGGCGTGTTTGCCCGTCAACTGGCGCAGGAGTTGGGTGGCGATCAGGTTGCCACTGTCGGGCATCTGGTGTTCACGCCGAATCTGGTCAATGTGATCCCCGATACCGTGACCTTGACTGTGGATTTACGCAATACCGACGCAGAGGCACTGCGTTTGGCCGAACAGCGCCTGTGGGCATTTGCCGAGCAGGCGGCGCACGAAGAAGGGATAAGCGTGTCACGCAATATGCTGGCGCGTTTTGAGCCGACGCCCTTTGCGCCGGAGATGGTCGAACTGGTTGCGGCACAGGCGCGCCTGCGTGGCTTACCGTCGCGCCGCATGCCTAGCGGTGCCGGGCATGATGCACAAATCATGGCTGCCATGTGTCCGGCCGGAATGATCTTCGTGCCCAGCGTGGCCGGATTAAGCCACAACATTAACGAATTTACGGCACCACAGGATTTGATCGCGGGCGCGAACGTTCTGCTGGGTGCCGTCGTACAGCGCGCCGATCGCGCCTGA
- the cybB gene encoding cytochrome b561, with translation MTRFSRLQIHLHWVTLLLIALVYAAMELRGWFPRSSFAFSAMRTLHYNAGVAVWVLMFIRIGLKHKYKTPAIVPTPPRWQHHLATLTHIVLYVTFLALPLLGIAMMAYGDNEWSLMGLTVSPFVTPDDDTQFLLKDIHETLANLGYVLIALHAGAALFHHYIQRDNTLLRMMPGKSDTSQTH, from the coding sequence ATGACTCGATTCTCCAGATTACAGATCCACCTGCATTGGGTAACGCTGCTGCTGATTGCACTGGTGTATGCGGCGATGGAATTGCGTGGCTGGTTTCCACGCTCCTCCTTTGCCTTTTCAGCGATGAGAACGCTGCATTACAACGCAGGGGTTGCCGTTTGGGTATTGATGTTTATCCGTATCGGGCTCAAACACAAATACAAAACCCCCGCGATCGTGCCCACGCCGCCGCGCTGGCAGCATCACCTCGCCACGCTGACACACATCGTGCTTTATGTCACTTTCCTGGCATTGCCGCTGCTGGGTATTGCCATGATGGCGTATGGCGACAACGAATGGTCGCTCATGGGCTTGACGGTCTCCCCTTTCGTAACACCCGATGACGATACGCAGTTCCTGCTGAAAGACATTCACGAAACGCTCGCCAATCTGGGCTATGTACTGATTGCCCTGCATGCTGGCGCTGCACTGTTTCATCATTATATTCAGCGGGATAATACGCTGCTGCGCATGATGCCGGGCAAATCCGACACCTCGCAAACGCACTAA
- a CDS encoding ATP-binding cassette domain-containing protein codes for MSFVKFENVSLAYSNSEQLAIKDINFSINENEFVALVGPSGCGKSTFMKLTSGLLSPSEGYVFVNKREVVGPQKCVGMAFQASNLLPWRTTLQNVMLPMEIVEPYRSTRRKKGHEYEEQARALLKRVGLEGYEDKFPWELSGGISSVPRFVAR; via the coding sequence ATGAGTTTCGTTAAGTTCGAGAATGTCAGTCTGGCGTACAGCAACAGCGAACAGCTGGCCATAAAGGACATTAATTTCAGTATCAATGAAAATGAGTTCGTGGCGCTGGTGGGACCTTCCGGCTGTGGTAAATCGACATTCATGAAGTTGACCTCGGGGTTGCTCTCGCCGAGCGAGGGCTACGTTTTCGTCAACAAACGCGAAGTGGTGGGGCCGCAGAAATGCGTCGGCATGGCATTTCAGGCCTCTAACTTACTGCCTTGGCGTACCACGCTACAAAACGTCATGCTGCCGATGGAGATCGTGGAGCCTTACCGCTCTACGCGGCGTAAAAAAGGGCACGAGTATGAAGAGCAGGCGCGAGCCTTGCTAAAACGCGTTGGTCTCGAAGGGTATGAAGATAAATTCCCGTGGGAATTGTCTGGTGGCATCAGCAGCGTGCCTCGATTTGTCGCGCGCTGA
- a CDS encoding Zn-dependent hydrolase yields MPPGFTTEDITVLLEELRQFSTTHGQDGVTRLAFSREDEAAHRYLADKLATQGFSVYRDAMGTIFARLPGYDSSLPAIGTGSHIDSVPSGGGYDGTLGVITGLYALAQFEPGELKRDLELVVFRAEESSRFGFSCIGSKVLTGHIDRSSWIKNTDDQGLTVFQALSAAGYAENKLASCELAPARYDAFIELHIEQGRRLENEGKTLGIVEGIAAPTRFRVTVTGLADHSGATPMYQRHDALVASAMIIEDVHHAACKEMVYGTVGTVGKLDVSPNAMNVIPGLVKFYVDIRGIDKNSIQRVADRLADSVSKVAKENDVQIALESLAAETPTLLDTSICRLLEESAAHEGITSMRMASGAGHDAMYMASRYPTAMLFVPSREGISHHPAEYTAPQDIAVAANVLKNTLARLARA; encoded by the coding sequence ATGCCGCCCGGTTTTACCACAGAAGACATCACGGTGTTGCTGGAAGAATTACGCCAATTTTCCACAACCCACGGTCAGGATGGCGTCACGCGTCTCGCCTTCAGCCGTGAGGATGAGGCGGCCCATCGCTATCTGGCCGATAAGTTGGCAACACAGGGGTTCAGCGTATACCGGGACGCAATGGGCACGATATTTGCGCGTTTACCCGGTTATGACAGCTCGCTTCCCGCGATTGGTACCGGTTCACACATTGACTCCGTGCCGAGCGGAGGCGGATACGACGGCACGCTGGGCGTTATCACTGGCCTGTATGCACTGGCGCAATTCGAACCCGGTGAACTCAAACGCGATCTGGAACTGGTGGTATTCCGTGCTGAAGAGTCGAGCCGGTTCGGCTTTTCCTGCATCGGTAGCAAGGTGTTGACCGGGCACATCGATCGTAGTTCGTGGATAAAAAACACTGACGATCAAGGGTTAACGGTATTTCAGGCACTGAGTGCGGCAGGTTACGCCGAGAATAAACTCGCCAGTTGCGAACTTGCCCCCGCACGCTACGATGCCTTTATCGAACTGCATATTGAGCAAGGACGCCGGCTTGAAAACGAAGGAAAAACCCTCGGTATTGTTGAAGGCATTGCGGCACCAACGCGCTTTCGCGTGACCGTAACCGGCCTTGCCGATCATTCCGGTGCCACACCGATGTACCAGCGTCATGACGCGCTGGTCGCCAGCGCCATGATCATTGAAGACGTGCACCATGCGGCCTGTAAAGAGATGGTCTACGGCACGGTTGGTACCGTTGGCAAACTGGACGTATCGCCCAACGCGATGAACGTGATCCCCGGCCTGGTGAAATTTTACGTGGATATTCGAGGCATCGATAAAAACAGCATTCAACGGGTGGCAGACCGTCTGGCCGATTCCGTCAGCAAGGTGGCAAAAGAGAATGATGTGCAGATTGCACTGGAGTCACTGGCCGCTGAAACCCCTACGCTACTGGATACATCGATTTGCCGTTTGTTGGAAGAGAGCGCAGCACATGAAGGCATCACCAGCATGCGCATGGCCAGTGGCGCCGGGCACGATGCGATGTACATGGCCAGCCGCTACCCCACAGCGATGCTGTTTGTCCCTTCTCGTGAAGGGATCAGCCATCATCCAGCGGAATATACGGCACCGCAGGATATCGCAGTAGCGGCCAACGTATTGAAAAACACGCTGGCGCGGTTAGCCAGAGCCTGA
- a CDS encoding DinI-like family protein, protein MFVELVYDKRNVAGLNNAHHLIEKELTKRVHRSFPDAEVRAKAMQANAINSDASKSDKAVINRIIEEMFNDADEWLVNE, encoded by the coding sequence ATGTTTGTTGAACTTGTTTATGACAAACGTAACGTTGCCGGACTGAACAACGCCCACCATCTTATCGAAAAAGAGCTGACAAAACGGGTACATCGCTCATTCCCTGATGCTGAAGTGAGGGCTAAAGCCATGCAGGCGAACGCGATAAATTCGGATGCCAGTAAATCGGATAAAGCGGTCATCAATCGCATAATAGAAGAGATGTTTAATGATGCAGATGAATGGCTGGTTAACGAATGA
- a CDS encoding ABC transporter permease, translating into MISRHVLIKIAPWALLVLLGVLWQVIVVGLDVPTYLFPSLSDVFRSLVADWRPIAAHSLQTLYTTLAGFVLAVAVGLVLGVAVGASSLVYKAVYPLLVGFNSIPKVAFVPVLVVWFGIGTIPAIATAFLISFFPVVVNVATGLATVEPEMEDVLRSLGASRFDILTKVGLPRSLPYFFASLKVAITLAFVGSVISETVASNLGIGYLMMSASSNMNMALVFAGLIVIGAMGVVMYEIFAFIEKRMTHWAHR; encoded by the coding sequence GTGATATCTCGTCATGTGTTAATCAAGATAGCCCCTTGGGCACTGCTGGTCCTGCTCGGCGTTTTGTGGCAGGTGATTGTGGTGGGGCTGGATGTGCCAACCTACCTGTTCCCGTCATTGAGCGATGTCTTTCGCTCGTTGGTCGCGGACTGGCGGCCCATCGCCGCGCACTCGCTGCAAACGCTCTACACCACGCTGGCGGGTTTTGTGCTGGCGGTAGCCGTCGGGCTGGTGTTGGGGGTTGCGGTCGGTGCGTCCTCGCTGGTTTACAAAGCGGTCTATCCGCTGCTGGTGGGGTTCAACTCGATTCCCAAAGTGGCCTTTGTGCCGGTACTGGTGGTGTGGTTTGGCATCGGTACCATTCCGGCCATTGCCACTGCTTTTCTCATCTCTTTTTTCCCGGTCGTCGTCAACGTCGCGACCGGGCTCGCGACGGTAGAGCCTGAAATGGAGGATGTGCTGCGTTCACTGGGGGCATCCCGTTTCGACATTTTGACAAAGGTGGGGCTGCCCCGATCGCTGCCTTACTTCTTTGCCTCGTTAAAAGTGGCCATCACGCTGGCGTTTGTCGGATCGGTGATTTCGGAAACCGTGGCCTCCAATCTGGGTATTGGCTATCTGATGATGTCGGCCAGCTCCAACATGAATATGGCGTTGGTGTTTGCGGGGTTGATCGTTATCGGCGCAATGGGGGTGGTGATGTATGAAATTTTCGCCTTCATTGAAAAGCGGATGACGCACTGGGCGCATCGTTGA
- a CDS encoding ABC transporter substrate-binding protein — MLTSRFATLHKLGCTALLSLSVLASSAYAADPVKVKFSLDWRFEGPSAPFLMAKAKGYFAQEGLDVQIDSGNGSAGAVTRVATGAYDMAFADFNALIEQESQHPGTGIKGVYMLYNATPAAVFLLKSTGVKTPADLKGKTIAAPVFDAARKAWPAFAKKVGLSKDAVTWQSADPTVTANLLVRKNVDAISGFYFTNLLNLEARGAKADDLTIFPYAQYGVDLYGNTIIASKEMLEKHPDTIKAFLRAFNKAVQETLADPVSAAKFVKEQDSLIDLPLETRRLQLAFDQLVVTPETKKNGLGSVDTQRLSNSISDVVAAFELKETPKTDALFTSALLPAQADRTVR; from the coding sequence ATGTTGACATCCAGATTCGCAACACTGCACAAATTGGGTTGTACGGCGCTACTGTCTTTATCTGTTCTGGCGTCATCCGCCTATGCGGCAGATCCTGTCAAAGTAAAATTCTCGCTCGACTGGCGTTTTGAAGGGCCTTCCGCTCCGTTTTTAATGGCCAAGGCCAAAGGCTATTTTGCCCAGGAAGGGCTGGATGTACAGATTGACTCCGGTAACGGCTCTGCGGGCGCAGTGACCCGCGTGGCGACCGGTGCCTATGATATGGCCTTTGCCGATTTCAATGCCTTGATTGAACAGGAATCCCAGCATCCAGGCACCGGTATTAAGGGTGTTTATATGCTGTATAACGCTACGCCTGCCGCGGTATTTTTGCTGAAAAGCACCGGGGTAAAAACGCCAGCAGACCTGAAAGGGAAAACCATTGCGGCTCCGGTCTTCGACGCTGCACGCAAAGCCTGGCCGGCTTTTGCGAAGAAAGTGGGGTTGAGCAAAGATGCCGTTACCTGGCAATCGGCTGACCCCACCGTTACCGCCAACCTGTTGGTGCGTAAAAACGTCGATGCCATTTCCGGCTTCTATTTTACCAACTTGCTGAATCTTGAAGCGCGCGGTGCGAAAGCGGATGACCTGACGATCTTCCCGTATGCGCAATACGGTGTCGATCTCTACGGCAACACCATTATCGCCAGCAAAGAGATGCTGGAAAAACACCCCGACACCATCAAAGCCTTCTTACGTGCCTTCAATAAGGCGGTACAGGAAACCCTCGCCGATCCCGTCAGCGCCGCCAAGTTTGTGAAGGAACAGGATTCGCTGATCGATTTGCCGCTGGAGACCCGTCGTCTGCAACTGGCGTTTGATCAGTTGGTGGTAACCCCGGAAACCAAGAAGAACGGTCTGGGCAGTGTGGATACCCAGCGTTTGAGTAACTCTATCAGCGATGTGGTGGCTGCGTTCGAGTTGAAAGAGACGCCGAAAACGGATGCGTTGTTTACCAGTGCGCTGTTACCGGCACAGGCCGATCGGACCGTGCGGTAA
- a CDS encoding N-carbamoyl-D-amino-acid hydrolase has translation MARYVNVAIGQLGPVNKEDSRAAVVARLMNLMREAHQLDADLIVYPELALTTFFPRWYIEDESQLDSWCEAAMPGAETQPLFDLARELQVGFCLGYAELSVEQGEKRRFNTSILVDKNGVIVGKYHKVHLPGHREHEPWRAFQHLEKRYFTPGAEFSVFNAFGGRVGMAICNDRRWCETYRVMGLQGVEMVLIGYNTPVHNAPAPEHDDLSLFHNQLSMQAGAYQNGTWVVGVAKAGTEEGVEHIGGSCIIAPSGEVVASCVTKGDEVAIAHCDLDFCQIYKRTTFNFDVHRQPNAYGPITALKGEALLADGSPRHQ, from the coding sequence ATGGCGCGTTATGTCAATGTCGCTATCGGCCAGTTAGGGCCGGTCAATAAAGAAGATTCCCGTGCTGCCGTGGTGGCACGCTTGATGAACCTGATGCGCGAGGCGCACCAACTGGATGCGGACCTGATCGTGTATCCCGAGTTGGCGCTCACCACGTTTTTTCCGCGCTGGTATATCGAAGATGAGTCCCAACTGGATAGCTGGTGTGAGGCGGCGATGCCGGGTGCCGAAACACAGCCGCTGTTCGATTTGGCGCGTGAATTGCAAGTGGGCTTTTGTCTGGGATACGCCGAACTGAGCGTGGAACAGGGGGAAAAACGGCGGTTTAACACCTCAATATTGGTGGATAAAAACGGCGTTATCGTCGGCAAATACCACAAAGTGCACTTGCCGGGGCACCGTGAGCACGAACCCTGGCGCGCCTTTCAGCATCTGGAGAAGCGCTATTTTACGCCGGGAGCGGAATTCTCGGTGTTTAACGCTTTTGGCGGTCGGGTCGGCATGGCGATTTGTAATGACCGTCGCTGGTGTGAAACCTATCGGGTGATGGGGCTGCAAGGCGTGGAAATGGTGCTGATCGGCTACAACACGCCGGTGCACAATGCGCCTGCGCCGGAGCACGACGATCTGTCGCTGTTTCATAACCAACTTTCTATGCAGGCTGGCGCTTATCAGAATGGCACCTGGGTCGTGGGGGTGGCGAAAGCGGGAACGGAAGAGGGCGTGGAACACATTGGCGGGAGCTGCATCATTGCGCCATCGGGTGAAGTGGTCGCCAGCTGTGTGACCAAAGGCGATGAAGTGGCGATAGCCCATTGCGATCTCGATTTCTGTCAGATCTACAAGCGCACCACGTTCAACTTTGACGTGCATCGCCAGCCCAACGCCTACGGACCGATTACCGCGCTCAAAGGCGAGGCATTGCTGGCCGATGGCAGTCCGCGTCACCAATGA